The Diadema setosum chromosome 1, eeDiaSeto1, whole genome shotgun sequence genome has a window encoding:
- the LOC140230882 gene encoding crooked neck-like protein 1: MASSSKNKMPKVAKVKNKMPAEVQITAEQILREAKERELELVPPPPKQKITDPDELQEYRLRKRKEFEDSIRKNRSSVGNWINYAKWEQSQHEIDRARSIYERALDVDHRNITIWLKYAEMEMKHKQVNHARNIWDRAITILPRCNQFWYKYTYMEEMVGNVGGARQVFERWMQWEPEEQAWFSYIKMELRYKEVDRARKIYERFVYVHPEVKNWIKFAGFEESHNYIGLARGVFERAVEFFGEDHMNEKLYISFAKFEERQKEHERAKVIYKYALGNMDKEHAQELFKNYTIHEKKYGDRAGIEDVIISKRRYQYEEEVKANPNNYDAWFDYLRLMETDGDTETVRDLYERAIANIPPAQEKRLWRRYIYLWINYALYEELDVKDMEKTRQVYKACLDLIPHKKFTFAKMWVLMAQFEIRQKELKRARIVMGTAIGKCPKDKLFKSYIELELQLREFDRCRVLYEKFLEFNPANCTTWMKYAELETILGDADRARAIYELAISQPRLDMPEVLWKSFIDFEVEQEEWDNARGLYRRLLERTQHVKVWISFAKCELSVGAGDCVVRSRSVYEEAHKSLRHAEEKEERLMLLEAWQEFENEFGDDESVQKVQEQMPTKVKKRRKIQTEDGSDAGWEEYYDYIFPSDETNKSNLKLLAMAKMWKQKQGETSSDS, from the exons GTGAAGAACAAAATGCCAGCTGAGGTTCAGATCACAGCTGAGCAAATTCTGAGAGAGGCCAAGGAACGAGAGCTGGAGCTGGTTCCTCCA CCTCCGAAGCAAAAGATTACAGATCCAGATGAACTTCAAGAGTACAgattgagaaagagaaaagagttTGAGGACAGCATTCGCAAAAATCGCTCCTCAGTTGGCAACTGGATCAACTATGCCAAGTGGGAACAGAGCCAGCATGAAATTGATCG AGCGAGATCAATCTACGAGAGAGCCCTGGATGTTGACCATCGAAACATTACCATCTGGCTGAAGTATGCTGAGATGGAAATGAA GCACAAGCAGGTCAATCACGCCCGCAACATCTGGGACCGAGCCATCACAATCTTGCCCCGCTGCAACCAGTTCTGGTACAAGTACACATACATGGAGGAGATGGTGGGCAACGTGGGCGGGGCGCGGCAGGTGTTTGAGCGCTGGATGCAGTGGGAGCCAGAGGAGCAGGCCTGGTTCTCATACATCAAGATGGAGCTGCGCTACAAGGAGGTGGACCGCGCCCGAAAGATCTACGAGAGAT TTGTCTACGTGCATCCTGAGGTCAAGAACTGGATCAAGTTTGCCGGCTTCGAGGAGTCCCACAACTACATCGGGCTGGCCCGTGGTGTCTTTGAGCGAGCTGTGGAGTTCTTCGGGGAAGATCACATGAACGAGAAGCTTTACATCTCATTTGCCAAGTTTGAAGAGAGGCAGAAGGAG CACGAAAGAGCAAAGGTGATCTACAAGTATGCCCTGGGCAACATGGACAAGGAGCATGCACAAGAGTTGTTCAAGAACTACACCATCCATGAGAAGAAATATGGAGACAGGGCAGGCATCGAGGATGTCATCATCAGCaagaggagatatcagtatgAAGAG GAGGTAAAGGCCAACCCAAATAACTATGATGCCTGGTTTGACTACCTGCGCCTCATGGAGACAGACGGAGACACAGAGACAGTGAGAGACCTGTACGAGAGAGCCATCGCCAACATCCCACCCGCTCAGGAGAAGAGGTTGTGGCGTCGTTACATCTACCTGTGGATCAACTACGCCCTCTACGAAGAGCTAGATGTGAAG GACATGGAGAAGACGCGTCAAGTGTACAAGGCTTGCCTTGATTTGATTCCCCACAAGAAGTTCACCTTTGCCAAGATGTGGGTCCTCATGGCCCAGTTTGAGATCCGCCAGAAAGAACTGAAGAGAGCAAGGATTGTCATG GGAACAGCCATTGGAAAGTGCCCCAAAGACAAGCTCTTCAAATCCTACATCGAACTTGAGCTGCAGTTGAGGGAGTTTGACCGCTGCAGAGTGCTTTACGAGAAGTTTCTGGAGTTCAATCCTGCCAACTGCACGACATGGATGAAG TATGCAGAGCTGGAGACTATTCTTGGCGATGCTGACCGGGCCAGGGCAATATACGAGCTCGCCATCAGTCAGCCCAGACTTGACATGCCAGAAGTTTTGTGGAAGTCCTTCATTGACTTCGAGGTAGAGCAAGAAGAGTGGGACAATGCAAGGGGCCTGTACAGAAGGCTACTGGAGAGAACCCAGCATGTTAAG GTCTGGATAAGCTTTGCGAAGTGCGAGCTGTCAGTGGGAGCCGGAGACTGTGTGGTGAGGTCCAGGTCTGTGTACGAGGAGGCTCACAAATCCCTCAGGCATGCCGAGGAGAAGGAGGAGCGGCTCATGCTCCTGGAGGCGTGGCAGGAATTTGAG AATGAGTTTGGAGATGACGAGAGTGTTCAGAAGGTACAAGAACAGATGCCGACCAAGGTCAAGAAGAGGAGAAAGATCCAGACGGAGGACGGG tcGGATGCTGGCTGGGAGGAGTACTACGACTACATCTTCCCGTCGGACGAGACAAACAAGTCCAACCTGAAGCTGCTGGCCATGGCCAAGATGTGGAAGCAGAAACAGGGGGAGACGAGCAGCGACTCGTGA